The proteins below come from a single Stutzerimonas stutzeri RCH2 genomic window:
- a CDS encoding ATP-binding protein yields the protein MSTSAEQIDIWRGIASETQNLEFKEAGNQYDTRKLCRYCVAIANEGGGHLVLGIADKPPRAVVGSQAFPDTQDIAEKLFHWVGFRVDVEAVAHPEGRVVVFSIPARPKGTAYHHDGAYLMRSGEELVPMSEDQLRKIFAEGQPSWLENPSLKDVSAQDVVQLLDTQTFFDLMRLPYPTDQEGVLTRLLDERLIERTSAGFNILHIGAVLLAKNMRQFPDISRKAARVILYAGESKMQTVSDVTGEKGYAVGFAGLVQYVMGKLPQNEVIEGAIRKEVKLLPEVVVRELLANALIHQDFDMGGTSPVVEVFSNRVEISNPGEPIVPVERFIDGYQSRNERLADLMRRFGICEEKSSGIDRVIEAAELMQLPAPEFLTSHRRTIVVIHGPRSFREMNGSDRVRACFQHCVLQYVLRKQMTNQSLRERFGLPEGSSNTISQIITATMEQGLVKSDPNAPDSRRYARYIPAWA from the coding sequence ATGAGCACGTCAGCCGAACAAATCGATATCTGGCGCGGCATCGCCTCCGAAACCCAGAATCTCGAATTCAAAGAGGCTGGCAACCAGTACGACACGCGCAAGTTGTGCCGCTACTGCGTAGCCATTGCCAACGAAGGCGGCGGGCATCTGGTGCTCGGTATTGCTGATAAACCACCGCGCGCCGTGGTGGGCAGCCAAGCGTTCCCTGACACTCAGGATATCGCCGAGAAGCTGTTTCACTGGGTAGGTTTTCGCGTGGACGTCGAGGCCGTTGCTCACCCGGAGGGGCGGGTTGTGGTGTTCAGTATTCCGGCGCGGCCCAAGGGTACGGCCTACCACCATGATGGTGCCTACCTGATGCGCTCCGGTGAGGAGTTGGTGCCGATGAGCGAGGATCAGCTGCGCAAGATTTTCGCGGAAGGGCAGCCCAGCTGGCTGGAGAACCCCTCGCTCAAGGATGTGTCTGCGCAAGATGTGGTGCAGTTGCTCGATACCCAGACCTTCTTCGATTTGATGCGCTTGCCTTACCCCACCGATCAGGAGGGTGTGCTGACTCGCTTGCTGGATGAGCGCTTAATCGAGCGCACCTCGGCCGGCTTCAATATCCTGCATATTGGCGCTGTGCTGCTGGCCAAGAACATGCGGCAGTTCCCCGACATCAGCCGCAAGGCGGCGCGTGTGATCCTGTATGCCGGCGAATCCAAGATGCAAACTGTCTCGGATGTGACCGGCGAAAAGGGCTATGCCGTAGGCTTTGCCGGGCTAGTGCAGTATGTGATGGGTAAGTTGCCGCAGAACGAGGTGATCGAAGGGGCGATTCGCAAAGAGGTCAAGCTGCTGCCCGAAGTGGTGGTGCGAGAGCTGCTCGCCAATGCGCTGATCCACCAGGATTTTGATATGGGCGGCACCTCTCCCGTGGTGGAGGTTTTCAGCAACCGCGTGGAGATCTCCAACCCGGGAGAGCCCATCGTACCGGTTGAGCGCTTTATCGACGGCTACCAGTCCCGCAATGAGCGGTTGGCCGACTTGATGCGACGTTTCGGGATTTGCGAAGAAAAGAGTAGCGGCATTGATCGGGTGATCGAAGCAGCTGAGTTGATGCAGCTGCCGGCCCCCGAGTTTTTAACCAGCCACCGCCGCACGATTGTGGTGATTCACGGCCCCCGTTCTTTCCGTGAGATGAATGGCAGCGACCGCGTTCGCGCCTGCTTCCAGCACTGTGTTTTGCAGTATGTGCTGCGCAAGCAGATGACCAATCAGTCTCTGCGTGAGCGCTTTGGCTTGCCTGAGGGCAGTAGCAACACGATTTCGCAGATCATTACCGCAACCATGGAACAGGGGTTGGTCAAGAGCGACCCGAACGCGCCAGATTCAAGACGCTATGCGCGGTATATCCCGGCATGGGCATAG
- a CDS encoding SIR2 family protein: MDIKKLRENKLIVDKVEEALQAAYSSNQAFNAVLDEAEPLSFKSLRDPEHEYLVKVSDALYWVERDAYLDELDHWEGQCQVNQHEAATAFIKDSDQQAVFLDLVDAIRFGRIAPFIGAGLSKPCGYPMWGEALRKIAQKLGGLDVQDIEPLMARYDYLQAAQVLHEAAAEQVQHFIKTEFRQRGAITGPVTLLPELAIGCIVTTNFDTVIEDLFREKAQPLDGYMHGMQAGNNFVQRLLRGERCILKLHGDAGQANTHVFTQGQYQEAYGGAAGAPFAFQNQLPRALRQIFISHSLLFLGCSLEQDKTLDLFKSVVDEAAFEIPDHFALLNEPATQQERARKEARLLQLKIRPLWYTTPHDAEGKPDHSLLEQILRLAIAVARRQVVFA; the protein is encoded by the coding sequence ATGGATATAAAGAAGCTGCGCGAAAACAAGCTGATCGTGGACAAGGTCGAGGAAGCCTTGCAGGCGGCGTATTCATCGAACCAGGCGTTCAACGCGGTGCTGGATGAGGCCGAGCCGCTGTCATTTAAAAGCCTGCGCGACCCGGAGCATGAATATCTGGTGAAGGTAAGTGATGCCCTGTACTGGGTAGAGCGTGACGCCTATCTGGATGAGTTGGATCATTGGGAAGGCCAGTGCCAGGTCAATCAGCATGAAGCGGCGACGGCCTTTATCAAAGACTCAGACCAGCAAGCCGTTTTCCTTGACCTGGTAGATGCCATTCGCTTCGGGCGCATCGCTCCCTTTATTGGTGCGGGGCTTTCTAAGCCCTGCGGTTATCCAATGTGGGGCGAGGCGCTGCGCAAGATCGCACAAAAGCTGGGTGGCCTGGATGTGCAGGACATCGAGCCACTGATGGCGCGCTACGACTACCTACAAGCCGCGCAAGTACTACATGAGGCTGCGGCGGAGCAGGTGCAGCATTTTATCAAGACCGAGTTTCGCCAGCGGGGGGCGATCACCGGGCCGGTCACGCTGCTGCCCGAGCTCGCCATCGGCTGCATTGTCACCACCAACTTCGATACGGTCATCGAAGACCTGTTTCGAGAAAAGGCTCAGCCGCTGGATGGCTATATGCACGGTATGCAGGCGGGTAATAACTTCGTGCAGCGACTGTTGCGCGGCGAGCGTTGCATCCTCAAGCTGCATGGCGACGCCGGGCAGGCCAACACCCATGTCTTCACTCAGGGGCAATATCAGGAGGCCTACGGTGGCGCCGCCGGCGCGCCGTTCGCGTTCCAAAACCAGTTGCCTCGGGCGCTGCGGCAAATCTTTATCAGCCACTCACTGCTATTTCTAGGTTGCAGCCTGGAGCAAGACAAGACGCTCGATCTGTTTAAATCAGTGGTCGATGAAGCGGCATTTGAAATTCCGGATCACTTTGCCCTGCTCAATGAGCCCGCTACACAGCAAGAGCGAGCCCGCAAGGAAGCTCGCCTGTTACAGCTAAAAATTCGGCCGCTCTGGTACACAACGCCCCACGATGCTGAGGGTAAGCCGGATCACAGCCTGTTGGAGCAGATTCTCAGGCTGGCCATCGCAGTGGCGCGTAGACAGGTGGTATTTGCATGA
- a CDS encoding restriction endonuclease subunit S: MASDWLEVPLGSVTTWLSGGTPNKATTSYWNGDIPWISANSMYGSRFYDSGLRITESGLSAGSRLAPAYSVMLLVRGGALHNRLPVGMACRNLAFNQDVKALIADPSKLDPWFLLYWLIGNERFLLNEVVEETGIGAGKLDTKRMQALPMQLPPMHLQKAIAQIARSIDDKADLNRSINQTLETMAQALFKSWFVDFDPVKAKIAALAEGSDPLRAAMSAISGKLGAELDALPQEQLEQLAATAELFPDEMEKLESGEIPKGWEVSNMRSLAEVISKGTTPSKLDLANAEDKPKIPFIKVKDISVSGEVNRGGLELIAKSIHESSLKRSILKEDDLLFSIAGTIGRTAFVDNDMHGANTNQAVAFIRLRNKRSHFPLCWLALRSCETQNFIASKVVQAVQANASLANIGDIPVTLPGDDIIGRFNLLAFPLIREYRALQSETRALASARDILLPKLLSGELSVEALAEQAGTA, from the coding sequence ATGGCATCTGATTGGCTGGAAGTCCCACTTGGTTCGGTAACGACATGGTTGTCGGGCGGAACACCGAATAAGGCAACGACGTCGTATTGGAATGGTGACATCCCTTGGATTAGCGCGAATTCAATGTATGGGAGTCGCTTTTATGATTCTGGCCTTCGAATCACTGAAAGTGGGTTGAGCGCAGGCTCACGCTTGGCCCCAGCTTACAGCGTTATGCTTCTAGTACGAGGTGGAGCACTGCATAACCGACTTCCTGTTGGCATGGCTTGTCGCAATTTGGCCTTCAATCAGGATGTAAAGGCATTGATTGCTGATCCGAGCAAGTTGGACCCTTGGTTCTTGCTTTATTGGCTCATCGGCAATGAGCGTTTTCTCCTTAATGAAGTCGTCGAAGAGACGGGCATTGGTGCAGGTAAGCTTGACACCAAGAGAATGCAGGCGCTGCCAATGCAGCTACCGCCTATGCACCTACAAAAAGCGATTGCCCAAATAGCAAGATCGATTGACGACAAAGCCGATCTCAATCGCAGCATTAACCAAACCCTCGAAACCATGGCGCAAGCCCTCTTCAAATCGTGGTTTGTCGATTTCGATCCGGTCAAAGCCAAGATCGCTGCCCTCGCTGAAGGCAGCGACCCGCTGCGCGCCGCGATGAGCGCCATCAGCGGCAAGCTCGGCGCCGAACTCGATGCGCTGCCGCAGGAACAACTCGAACAACTTGCCGCCACTGCCGAACTATTCCCGGATGAAATGGAAAAATTGGAGTCAGGGGAGATCCCGAAGGGGTGGGAAGTATCGAATATGCGGTCACTTGCTGAGGTGATTTCGAAGGGGACGACACCCAGCAAATTGGATCTTGCCAATGCTGAGGACAAGCCAAAAATCCCATTTATCAAAGTCAAAGATATTTCGGTAAGTGGTGAAGTAAATCGCGGCGGACTGGAACTCATTGCAAAATCAATTCACGAGAGTTCACTCAAGAGATCAATATTAAAAGAGGATGATCTCTTGTTTTCCATCGCCGGAACTATTGGACGGACTGCCTTTGTTGACAACGACATGCATGGGGCTAACACCAACCAGGCTGTTGCCTTCATTCGGTTGCGTAATAAGCGCAGCCACTTCCCGTTGTGCTGGTTGGCATTACGTAGTTGCGAAACGCAAAATTTCATAGCCTCGAAGGTGGTGCAGGCAGTGCAGGCTAACGCAAGCCTGGCAAACATTGGCGATATACCAGTAACGTTGCCAGGGGATGACATTATTGGCAGATTTAATTTATTGGCCTTTCCATTGATTCGCGAGTACCGCGCTCTTCAAAGTGAAACTCGAGCGTTAGCGAGTGCCCGTGACATCCTCCTCCCCAAACTGCTCTCCGGCGAGTTGTCTGTCGAAGCGCTCGCCGAACAAGCAGGGACCGCTTGA